One genomic segment of Balaenoptera musculus isolate JJ_BM4_2016_0621 chromosome 11, mBalMus1.pri.v3, whole genome shotgun sequence includes these proteins:
- the LOC118903090 gene encoding serine/threonine/tyrosine-interacting protein-like has protein sequence MEDVKLEFPSLPQCKEDAEEWTYPMRREMQEILPGLFLGPYSSAMKSKLPILQKHGITHIICIRQNIEANFIKPNFQQLFRYLVLDFADNPVENIIRFFPMTEEFIDGSLQSGGKVLVHGNAGISRRDAFAYIQERRFCINPNAGFVHQLQEYEAIYLAKLTIQMMSPLQPERSLSVHSGTTGSLKSTHEEEDDFGNMQVATVQNG, from the exons ATGGAGGACGTGAAGCTGGAGTTCCCCTCGCTCCCACAGTGCAAAGAAGACGCCGAG GAGTGGACCTACCCTATGAGACGAGAGATGCAGGAAATTTTGCCTGGATTATTTTTAGGCCCATATTCTTCTGCCATGAAAAGCAAGCTACCTATACTACAGAAACATGGAATAACTCATATAATATGTATAAGACAAAATATTGAAGCAAACTTTATTAAACCCAACTTTCAACAATTATTCAGATATTTAGTCTTGGATTTTGCAGATAATCCAGTTGAAAATATAATACGTTTTTTCCCCATGACTGAAGAATTTATTGATGGGAGCTTACAAAGTGGAGGAAAAGTTCTTGTCCATGGGAATGCAGGGATCTCCAGGAGAGATGCATTTGCTTACATTCAAGAAAGAAGATTTTGTATTAATCCTAATGCTGGATTTGTCCATCAGCTTCAGGAATATGAAGCCATCTACCTAGCGAAATTAACAATACAGATGATGTCACCACTTCAGCCAGAAAGGTCGTTATCTGTTCATTCTGGCACCACAGGCAGTTTGAAGAGTACACATGAAGAAGAAGATGATTTTGGAAACATGCAAGTGGCGACTGTGCAGAATGGCTGA
- the HRH1 gene encoding histamine H1 receptor produces MTLPNSSSVLEDKMCEGNKTTTPNPQMMPLVVVLSAISLVTVGLNLLVLYAVRSERKLHTVGNLYIVSLSVADLIVGAVVMPVNILYLLMSRWSLGRPLCLFWLSMDYVASTASIFSIFILCVDRYRSVQQPLRYLRYRTKTRASATILVAWFLSFLWVIPILGWHRFMSKTSGHREDKCETDFYDVTWFKVVTAIINFYLPTLLMLWFYAKIYKAVQQHCQHRELIRGSLPSFSEDKLKPEDLSVGAKKPGKQSPWEVLKRKPKDAGGGPVLKPASQDPKEIKSPGVFSQEKDGELDKFHCSPLNIVQTQMEADGSGREYVAINQSQSQLEMGEQGLNMHGAKEVLEDQILGDSQSFSRTDSDTPPEVAPGKAKSKSESSTGLDYIKFTWKRLCSHSRQYVSGLHMNRERKAAKQLGFIMVAFIVCWIPYFIFFMVIAFCESCCNQHVHMFTIWLGYINSTLNPLIYPLCNENFKKTFKKILHIRS; encoded by the coding sequence ATGACCCTTCCCAATTCCTCCAGCGTCTTGGAAGACAAGATGTGTGAGGGGAACAAGACCACCACGCCCAACCCCCAAATGATGCCCCTGGTGGTGGTCCTGAGCGCCATCTCCTTGGTCACAGTGGGACTCAACCTGCTGGTCCTGTATGCTGTGCGCAGCGAGCGGAAGCTACACACGGTGGGGAATCTGTACATCGTCAGCCTCTCGGTGGCCGATCTGATCGTGGGGGCCGTCGTCATGCCCGTGAACATCCTCTACCTCCTCATGTCCAGGTGGTCCCTGGGGCGCCCTCTCTGCCTCTTTTGGCTTTCCATGGACTACGTGGCCAGCACAGCATCCATTTTCAGCATCTTCATCTTGTGCGTTGACCGCTACCGCTCTGTGCAGCAGCCCCTCAGATACCTGAGGTATCGTACCAAGACCCGAGCATCGGCCACCATCTTGGTGGCCtggtttctctccttcctgtGGGTTATTCCCATTCTGGGCTGGCATCGCTTCATGTCGAAGACCTCAGGGCACCGGGAGGACAAGTGCGAGACGGACTTCTACGATGTCACCTGGTTCAAGGTCGTGACTGCCATCATCAACTTCTACCTGCCCACCTTGCTCATGCTCTGGTTCTATGCTAAGATCTACAAGGCTGTACAGCAGCACTGTCAGCACCGGGAGCTCATCCGTGGATCCCTCCCGTCCTTCTCTGAAGATAAGCTGAAGCCAGAGGACCTCAGCGTGGGTGCTAAGAAACCAGGGAAGCAGTCTCCCTGGGAGGTTCTGAAAAGGAAGCCGAAAGATGCCGGTGGTGGACCTGTCTTGAAGCCAGCATCCCAAGACCCGAAGGAGATAAAGTCTCCAGGTGTCTTCAGCCAAGAGAAGGATGGAGAACTGGACAAATTCCATTGCTCCCCACTTAACATTGTGCAGACGCAGATGGAGGCAGACGGGAGTGGCAGGGAATACGTAGCCATCAACCAGAGCCAGAGCCAGCTTGAGATGGGTGAGCAGGGCCTGAACATGCATGGGGCCAAGGAGGTATTAGAGGATCAGATCCTCGGTGACAGCCAGTCCTTCTCCCGGACAGACTCAGACACCCCCCCAGAGGTGGCACCCGGGAAAGCTAAATCGAAAAGTGAGTCTAGCACAGGCCTGGATTATATCAAGTTCACCTGGAAGAGGCTTTGCTCACATTCAAGACAGTACGTGTCTGGGTTGCACATGAACCGAGAACGGAAGGCCGCCAAACAATTGGGTTTTATCATGGTGGCCTTCATCGTTTGCTGGATTCCTTACTTCATCTTCTTCATGGTCATTGCCTTCTGCGAGAGCTGCTGTAACCAACATGTGCACATGTTCACCATCTGGCTGGGCTACATCAACTCCACGCTGAACCCCCTCATCTACCCCCTGTGCAACGAGAACTTCAAGAAGACGTTCAAGAAAATTCTGCACATTCGCTCCTAA